The genomic segment AAAACAAAGGATGCCATTTCAAAGCTTAATACCTATTCTGGCTACCTTAAAAACCCAGAGCAAGCCTTTTTGGCAGGTTTAAACCTTGGAAAAAGATATGACCTTGGTCCTTTAAGTAGCCTGACAAATAAGGCAGGTTCTCTCTACAATAGCCTCATTGAGAATAAGTATTACAAATTTGGCACAGCCCTGACAGGACAGGATGTCTGGGGAAATAAGCTTACTTGGGAAGAAAGGCTTGCTGGACTAAAGAGCTACCAGAGGAATTCTGACTGGAACAATAAGTTTGGGGATGTGATTGAGGGGATAATCTGGAAGAAGAATATAAACCTGCCCAAGATAGACCTGCCGAAGGTAAATCTGCCTGGGCTGGATTTGGGGGATATTGACTTTAAGACAATGGGATTAGAAGGAATAGCAAACTATGCAATAAATCTGGGAGCAAAGACACCTGGTGGAATAGGCGGGGTATTGGATAAGCTATGGGATAGCCTGAAGGATATATTTGAGAAAGAAGGGATTGAGCGTTCACAGATAGAGAATAGGATAGGGGAAAGATTCAAAGACCAGGAGATTGCAACAAAGGAGCTTTACGATGCCCTTCATCCCCAAATAGCTAGCCCCAATCCCATTATCCCTCCCATTGATTATCAACAGCTTACCGATGCGATGTTAAAGACAGCCTATGTAGGTGGTGAATTAAAGATAGAGGGTAATAATTTAAAGGTAAGCTTTCCCAATAGCCTAAATCCAGGACAAAGCACAGCCACATTTCTTGGCCAAAACACAGCTGAGGGTTTATTAAAATTCTGGAAAGAGGAGTTTCTCAAAGTAGCAGATATGGGAATAAGCTTGGTTGGGCTTGTTCCATCTCCTGTAAAGATAGGTAGTGATATATATGATGTACTCAGCGCTATTAAAGGCGAAGGTCTGGCAGGAAAGCTCTCACCATTAGAAAGACTAGCTATTGCCCTTCCAATAATAGGAACTGGCCATATAAAGCTTGTCCAAACAATAAAACAAGGATTTAAGGGTTCTCTGGAGCTTTACCATAAAATTACAGGTGGACTTCAGGATATTGGAAGAAGGTTGGGCAAGGGCGATGAGATTACTGGAATTAGAGGAAGTGTGGTTACTGGAAGAAAATATAAAACAGGTAGGCCATTTAATGCAGATAGTGATATTGATTTCTTCATTGTGAGTGATAAGTTGATTGAGAAGTATGGGCTATCAAAAGAAGGAGGAAAGGCTCTTCTGGAGTTAAATCCAAAGAAAGAAAATATAGAAAGATTAAAAAACCTTAATAAGATACCAGAGCTTAAGAAATGGGTAGAGGAATCACAGAATGTATTAGGAAGAAAAAGTCCAATAGCTATCTGGGAAAATAAAGCCTTTAAGGAAAAAGTAATATCCCATCCCCATATTATTTATAAAAAGTGAGGTGAATTTATAATGTTAGCAGGTTGTCATTTGGTTTCATTAATAACCCCTGATGAAATGGCTTGCCTTCTAAGAGATATGCTCTTTCCCAGCTTTCAGATTCAAAAAAAATATAGTGACAACGACGATACAGGAGAGTCTTGGACTATAAGAAAAGATATTACTTGTCCTCCAGCAATCGGCGAGAGTGGAGCTGGCAATGAGATAAGTTTATTTAATGACATTTTCCCTAAAGGATGCCATAATATTGGATGGCTTCTTTCTCCACTTTCTTCCTCTGAATTAGAAGAACAACTAAAATTAGAAAAACCACTATATAGATTAATAACCAACCAAGACATAGATTATCTCTATAAGCTTGCATCTTTATTAAACACAGAGCTTCTCTTTGAGGACGAAGAGCATTATAATAAAGCCATAGATTATAAGGAATCTATAATCGTTGCTACGATAAACCCTGAGTATAAAGAGGGCAAGAATATTCCAAAGATGTTATTTTCAAGAAGGAATCTGCCAATTGAGGTTAGGAAAAATAGGCTGGCTTTAGAATTTTATTGGTATTATAAAGATAAAGAAAAAATTGAGGAGTTCAAAAAAAAATGGGGCGACCTCTGGCTAAGAACATTTAAAGAACCATTTAATCCCCGTAAGGCAAAGAAGATGCTAAAGGAGGCAAGGTTAAGGAATAGTAAAGAAGAGGAAGAAATAGAAAAGATATTAATGGAGGAATGCCGTGACCCAGACCCTGAATACGGAGAAGGGGTATTCAAAATAAACTACAAAAGGCTCTTTGAAAAACTTGGCTTTAAATATTGGTATCAAACCGAAGAATGACAAAGGAAGAAATATTTATCTCAGTGGATATTGAATCATCAGGGCCTATTCCTGGAGAATACAGTATGCTTTCACTAGGAGCTTGTGTAGTGGGAGAAACAGAAAAGGGCTTCTACATTGAGCTAAAACCCTTGAATGACAACTACATTCAAGGGGCAATTGATGCTTGCCATTTAAATATGGAGACTTTAAAAACAAAGGGTGCTGAGCCAAATAAAGCAATGAAAGACTTTGAGCAATGGATTCAAAGGGTTAGTCAAGAAAAAAGACCTGTTTTTGTTGCCTTTAATGCCACATTTGATTGGATGTTTGTTTGCTATTATTTTCATCGCTTCTTAGGACATAATCCATTTGGGATTAGTGGTCTTGATCTGAAGGCTTATTATATGGGAATGACCCATTGTTCCTGGAGTGAAACAACGAAAAGAAGGATTGACAAAAGATTCCTTTCTCCTTCCAAACATACCCACAATGCCCTTGATGATGCTATTGAGCAGGCTAATATTTTTGAGAAATTCTTAAACTACAAAAATCAGAAGAATAACCTATGTTTAAGCAAACCGCAAACCTCGCCAGGACAATAAATAGACTAAGGTTTTTTGATATAGAGGCAATCCCATCAATTACTTTTTCATATGAGCCTTATCAAGAAAACACAGAATACAGAACAGAGAATACAGAAGATACCCTTTCCTTGGAAGGAAACTTTATAAAATTCAATGATTATGTATTCTATGTAATGAATGGAAGAAAGAGGCTTATTCCCAAAGATAGCCTTGATGCATACCTTCCTAAAGAAAAGCAGGCTGAGATTGAAAATGTCTCTTCTGAAAGATTAACCAAGCTTCCTACTGGCGATGTCCTTCCTGAGATAAAATACCCTGATGGCACATTGATAAAGTATGGAGGAGACTATTTCCT from the bacterium genome contains:
- a CDS encoding 3'-5' exonuclease, which codes for MTKEEIFISVDIESSGPIPGEYSMLSLGACVVGETEKGFYIELKPLNDNYIQGAIDACHLNMETLKTKGAEPNKAMKDFEQWIQRVSQEKRPVFVAFNATFDWMFVCYYFHRFLGHNPFGISGLDLKAYYMGMTHCSWSETTKRRIDKRFLSPSKHTHNALDDAIEQANIFEKFLNYKNQKNNLCLSKPQTSPGQ